The proteins below are encoded in one region of Myxococcales bacterium:
- a CDS encoding ParA family protein has product MTQVVAVANQKGGVGKTTTAVNLAASFAVAEQRVLLVDIDPQGNASSGVGLDTAQLEVGTYHVLHRDAAAISAINETDLPNLKLMPASPDLAAVELEFVSFEDRALRLKEALEPLKSEYDYIVIDCPPSLGILTINALAAADSILVPMQCEYYALEGLSQLMNTVERIRSGLNPELKMDGVLLCMFDARSNLSSQVASELRKHFPVFNTVIPRNIRLAEAPSHGKPIILYDSASRGSAGYLNLAREILSGPTPQAA; this is encoded by the coding sequence ATGACTCAAGTTGTTGCTGTGGCGAACCAAAAAGGCGGGGTCGGAAAGACCACGACGGCGGTGAATTTAGCGGCCAGTTTCGCTGTCGCCGAGCAGCGGGTGCTGCTTGTTGATATCGATCCGCAGGGCAATGCTTCAAGCGGCGTAGGGCTTGATACCGCACAGCTCGAGGTGGGCACCTATCACGTTCTGCACCGTGATGCAGCAGCTATTTCTGCTATCAATGAGACCGACCTGCCAAATCTGAAGCTTATGCCTGCTTCGCCTGATTTGGCTGCGGTAGAGCTTGAGTTTGTCTCCTTCGAGGACCGAGCCTTGCGTCTCAAAGAAGCGCTTGAGCCGCTCAAGAGTGAATACGACTACATCGTGATTGATTGTCCGCCCTCACTTGGCATCTTGACCATTAACGCTTTGGCGGCGGCTGATTCGATTTTGGTGCCGATGCAGTGTGAGTACTATGCGCTTGAAGGACTTAGCCAGCTCATGAACACAGTAGAGCGTATCCGTAGCGGACTTAATCCGGAGCTCAAAATGGACGGCGTGCTGCTTTGTATGTTCGATGCACGAAGCAATCTCTCATCGCAAGTTGCAAGCGAGCTAAGAAAACATTTTCCCGTGTTCAACACTGTGATTCCGCGCAACATTCGTTTAGCTGAGGCTCCCTCGCACGGTAAACCCATTATCCTTTACGATTCTGCATCACGCGGTTCGGCCGGTTATCTCAATCTTGCGCGTGAGATTCTTAGCGGCCCCACTCCGCAAGCTGCCTAG
- the corA gene encoding magnesium/cobalt transporter CorA, giving the protein MEEKEHCELEDLKKLQATYQVVWLNIVGLQNVELIQHLGKLFNLHPLALEDVVSLGQRPKLDQYEGSAFMVMHAPEPSGELEFEQYSMFVGENFVITIQERPGDCLEPVRDRLRRSGGHIRKRPSDYLAYAIFDTIVDHYFPMVEGYLEKVDKLENDVIANDAVINIEELHRIRHLLLNLRLILWPTRDVAGSVAGKEQPIFSAETRLFFRDTHDHTLQLGDMVDACRSSASELMDLYLSKVNARMGEVMKVLTLIATIFMPLSFIAGLYGMNFDRQYPGNMPELGFRYGYFAVLTLMGTIAFAFVFYFWKKGWIGRNTLK; this is encoded by the coding sequence TTGGAAGAGAAAGAGCATTGCGAGCTTGAGGATCTGAAAAAACTGCAGGCAACGTATCAAGTGGTTTGGCTCAATATTGTTGGCCTGCAAAACGTTGAGCTTATCCAACATTTGGGCAAGCTATTTAATCTTCATCCATTAGCGTTGGAAGATGTTGTATCGCTCGGTCAACGTCCCAAGCTCGATCAATACGAAGGTTCAGCCTTTATGGTGATGCATGCGCCCGAGCCGAGCGGCGAGCTCGAGTTTGAGCAGTACAGTATGTTTGTGGGCGAGAACTTTGTCATCACCATCCAAGAGCGGCCTGGCGATTGTCTCGAGCCTGTGCGTGACCGGCTGAGGCGAAGCGGTGGCCACATTCGCAAACGTCCGTCGGACTATCTGGCCTATGCCATTTTTGATACCATCGTGGATCACTATTTCCCGATGGTCGAAGGTTATCTCGAGAAAGTCGACAAGCTTGAAAACGATGTAATTGCCAACGATGCAGTCATCAACATCGAAGAGCTGCATCGCATCAGACACCTTCTGTTAAACCTACGCTTGATCCTCTGGCCAACCCGTGATGTAGCTGGCAGCGTGGCCGGCAAAGAGCAGCCCATTTTTTCTGCCGAAACCCGATTGTTCTTCCGCGATACGCATGATCACACCTTGCAACTTGGTGACATGGTCGATGCTTGTCGTAGTTCGGCCTCCGAGCTTATGGATTTGTACTTATCCAAGGTTAATGCGCGCATGGGCGAAGTGATGAAGGTGCTCACCCTAATCGCCACCATCTTCATGCCGCTTAGCTTTATCGCTGGCCTTTACGGCATGAACTTTGACAGACAATACCCTGGCAATATGCCGGAACTTGGTTTCCGCTACGGCTATTTTGCCGTGCTCACGCTCATGGGCACCATCGCCTTTGCCTTCGTCTTCTACTTCTGGAAAAAAGGCTGGATTGGTCGGAATACGTTAAAATAA
- a CDS encoding ParB/RepB/Spo0J family partition protein → MDSSRTPKRRPLGRGLDALLPSSAPQSTQYKTLHVAVEDLRPNSEQPRKRFDEEALEELASSIKELGVLEPLLVRKRNDGTYDIVAGERRWRAAQRAGVLKVPVFVRELTEKQSFEAALVENLQREDLNAVETARAFQKLIADHGHTQESVAKRLGKSRSAVANSVRLLSLPDGVLARIEADELSEGHGRALLGLASAQEMSSLAKEIVAHNLSVRDTEKRVKEALKPTTAKPASKTTDSANVRDLEKRLSNALGATVKVTDKKGKGQISIRYHSYDELDGLLERLVR, encoded by the coding sequence ATGGATTCTTCACGAACACCCAAACGCCGACCGTTAGGACGTGGTCTTGATGCGCTGCTTCCTTCCTCGGCACCTCAAAGCACGCAGTACAAAACCTTGCACGTAGCCGTCGAGGATTTAAGGCCCAACAGCGAGCAGCCTCGCAAGCGTTTTGATGAAGAGGCCCTTGAGGAACTGGCAAGTTCAATCAAAGAGCTTGGTGTGCTCGAGCCCTTGCTCGTGCGTAAACGTAACGACGGCACCTACGACATTGTTGCAGGTGAGCGTCGCTGGCGCGCAGCACAACGCGCCGGTGTGCTCAAAGTGCCAGTGTTTGTGCGCGAGCTCACCGAAAAGCAATCGTTTGAAGCCGCGCTCGTTGAAAACTTGCAACGTGAAGACCTCAACGCTGTTGAAACAGCTCGCGCATTTCAAAAGCTCATTGCCGATCACGGTCATACCCAAGAAAGCGTTGCGAAACGTCTAGGCAAAAGTCGTTCGGCTGTAGCCAACTCCGTTCGTTTGCTTTCATTGCCCGATGGTGTACTTGCGCGCATCGAAGCCGATGAACTCAGTGAAGGACACGGCCGTGCTCTGCTCGGCTTAGCTTCAGCGCAAGAGATGTCGTCGCTCGCCAAAGAAATTGTCGCACACAACCTTAGCGTGCGCGACACTGAAAAACGCGTCAAAGAGGCCTTAAAGCCCACAACGGCCAAGCCTGCAAGCAAGACCACCGATTCGGCCAACGTGCGTGATCTTGAAAAACGCCTCAGTAACGCTCTAGGCGCTACGGTCAAAGTCACCGACAAAAAGGGCAAAGGGCAGATTAGCATCCGTTACCACAGTTACGATGAACTCGATGGCCTTTTAGAGCGTCTGGTTCGCTAA